The Kosmotoga olearia TBF 19.5.1 sequence AGCCGTGAATTTTTCATTTATAATATCCGGGAAGCTTTTTCCGAGAAAGTCGGCAACTATGTTCCCTAAAAGCGTTGGCCTGAGCTCTCTGCCGGATTTTACCACGTACTTTCTTTCGAGCAATGTAGAGATTATTGTAGCGTAGGTTGAGGGACGACCTATGCCCTTTTTCTCTAATTCCCTTACGAGTGAGGCTTCTGTGTACCTTGCCGGGGGTTTCGTCTGGTCTTCTTCCCATAGAAAGGTGTCTGGTTTTATTGTTTTCCCTTCTGGAACGATAGCGGTTTCGTGGTTACCGTTTGTTTTCTTAAGAATACGTTCAAACCCGTCAAATACACAGTTTCTGGTGGTGTATTTGAAGACGTATTTCCCATTTTCATCGGCTATTTTTATCGTAGTTACATCATATTCCGCCGCTGCCATCTGCGAAGCGAAGAAACGTTTCCATACGAGTGCGTAGAGGCGAAGGTGATCACCGGAGAGAAGTTTTTTCGCCTTAACCTCTTCCGGTGTGCGTTCAGGATATGTAGGCCTTATAGCTTCGTGGGCATCCTGGACATTTTTCTTTCTGGATTTCTTCGTTTTTGCAGTTCCGAGGTATTTCTCTCCGAATTTTTCCAGAATGAACACTTTCGCTTTTTCTTTTGCTTCCTCCGATATTCTGGTTGAATCTGTTCTCATGTAGGTGATGAAGGCTATATGACCTTCCGGGGTATCGATGCCTTCGTAGAGTTGTTGTGCTACTTTCATGGTCTTCGAAGCGCTCCAGCCGAGTTCGTTTATGGCAGTTTGCTGCATGGTCGAGGTTATGAATGGTTCAGGTGGTTTGATCTTTTTTCTTGTTGTTTCAATACTGGAAACTACAAAAACGGATTGTTTAAGTTCGTTTAGGATTTTATCGCGTTCTTCTTCCGTTCTGATGGATTTATTGCTGAATTTCTTTCCATTTATTTCGAGAAGCTGTATCTTTTGTTCACCGACGCGCATGAAGATTTTATAAAATTTATGGGGCTTGAATGCCGCGATCTTGCTTTCCAGGTCAGATATGAACTTCAAAGCCACCGTTTGAACCCTTCCGGCACTGAGTCCGCGAGAAACGGTTTTCCAGAGCAATGGGCTTAGCTTGTAACCAACTATCCTGTCCAGGATTCTTCTGGCAACCTGAGCGTTTACTTTGTTCATATCTATCGTTCTTGGATTTTTAACGGCTCGCTTTATCGCATTTTCGGTGATTTCGCTGAAAATGATTCTGTTTTTCTTTGTTTTGGGAAGGCCGAGTATTTGAGCCACGTGCCACGCTATTGCTTCACCTTCTCTATCCATATCTGAAGCAAGAAGAACCTCTTTTCCTTTTGCTTTTTCTTTCAGCTGTTTGACAACCTTTTCCTTTCCCTTAAGAATTCTGTATGTTGGGGTGAGGCTGTTGAGATCGACACCGAATTCAGATTCGGGAAGGTCTCGAATGTGTCCTTTTGATGAAGTTACCTCGTAATCCTTGCCAAGGTATCTTCCGATGGTCTTGGCTTTTGCGGGGGATTCAACTATAACGAGTTTTT is a genomic window containing:
- the topA gene encoding type I DNA topoisomerase produces the protein MSKKLVIVESPAKAKTIGRYLGKDYEVTSSKGHIRDLPESEFGVDLNSLTPTYRILKGKEKVVKQLKEKAKGKEVLLASDMDREGEAIAWHVAQILGLPKTKKNRIIFSEITENAIKRAVKNPRTIDMNKVNAQVARRILDRIVGYKLSPLLWKTVSRGLSAGRVQTVALKFISDLESKIAAFKPHKFYKIFMRVGEQKIQLLEINGKKFSNKSIRTEEERDKILNELKQSVFVVSSIETTRKKIKPPEPFITSTMQQTAINELGWSASKTMKVAQQLYEGIDTPEGHIAFITYMRTDSTRISEEAKEKAKVFILEKFGEKYLGTAKTKKSRKKNVQDAHEAIRPTYPERTPEEVKAKKLLSGDHLRLYALVWKRFFASQMAAAEYDVTTIKIADENGKYVFKYTTRNCVFDGFERILKKTNGNHETAIVPEGKTIKPDTFLWEEDQTKPPARYTEASLVRELEKKGIGRPSTYATIISTLLERKYVVKSGRELRPTLLGNIVADFLGKSFPDIINEKFTANMEEELDEIENAKRQWKEVVLRFYENFAQDLNKLEQDIKNGKLKIEYPTDRKCDCGGEFKVVFGRYGGYLKCSECGKNQSLDMTVFAPIIEGKVILHDIIETNNKKNELDETCPECGSKLVIRKGRYGSFIACSAYPKCTYTRDIYVDAKCPECGGSVKKMRSKKGKTYFKCVDCGKMFWREPAGKKCEVCGDPLFFKFKRRSKKVLYCEKCKKEFPINE